A region of the Candidatus Uhrbacteria bacterium CG10_big_fil_rev_8_21_14_0_10_50_16 genome:
AGGCCAACATTCCAACGCGTATCGCCTTTGCCGTGGCCTCGCAAACAGACTCACGCACGATCTTAGATTATGCCGGAGCAGAGAAGCTGCTTGGACGCGGAGATATGCTCTTTATGAGTCCAAGTTTGTCTAAAGCTCGACGTATGCAGGGCGCTTTCTTGTCCGACAAGGAAATTAAGGCGGTTGTTAAAGCGCTGAAAGATGAATCCGTACCAGATTATAACTACGATATTACGGAAGATCATAAAAACGGCCAGACAGTCTTGGATGGAGAGGATAATGATCCATTGCTCGAGGATGCACTAGAGGTGGTAATTGCATCCGGCAAAGCATCCACATCTTTGTTGCAACGACGACTCAAGATTGGATATTCTCGTGCCGCACGCATTATGGATATTTTAGAGGATCGCGGGGCAATCAGCGGGCAAGAAGGGTCCAAGCCACGTGAAGTGCTTATCAGTTCTGTCGATGAATTATATGGAGGTGACGCGAACACGGAAGAGGAGCCGCACGGCGTGTTTATGGATGATCAAGATACAGAAGAATCCGATGAGGATTCCGACACAGACGACGAATATTTGGGTGGAAATGAACGGTTTGAAGATGAGGATGAAGATAAAGAAGATTCCGATGAAGACGATGCGTTTGAGGAGGAAGACGAGGATGAGGATGATCGCTAAGATTGTTTCTTAACGAAACAATATATGGCCTTTTTGATCCGACAATTATCGACCGCCTCAACGGGTGCAGCTCTCAAATCCTTGAGAAAAAAACAAGGAATCTCTTTGGACGTCGTTGCCGCACAAACACAGATTCAACGTAAATATTTGGAGGCATTTGAGGCGGATGCCTATCACCTGTTACCCGACCCTCTCTACGCAAAACACTTCTTAAAGCTTTTCGTCCTTGCGATCCATGGCGACGCTACCTATTTTCTTGCGCGCTACGAGGAGGAGTGTGGGAGTTGCTCGGCGGTCACTGATCAACTCCGCATTCCGCGCCAAAGAACCGGAAAACGTCTTCTTCGCAAATGGCGAACATGGGCAAAGGCCGCCGGATTTGCCTGCGTCATTGGACTCTTATTTCTCTACATCGGGTTCCAACTGCACAATTTACTTGCACCTCCAAACCTCTTGCTCGACACACCTCAACAAGATATTCAGACAACCATTGCGTCACTTACCGTAGCCGGTCAGACGGACAGCGAGGTACAAATTACCGTCAACAACGATCCCGTACTCACCGATCCAACTGGAAGATTTGAGACACGGCTCACTCTTACTCGCGGGCTCAATACCATAGAAGTTATTGCCCGCAAGAAGTACGGACAACCCCAAACAATCCGCCGTACTGTCTTCTTAGAAGATATTGGATCCGCCCGCGCGCCGTAGAGGAGTTTATTCACAACCACGATCTTGACACAGAGGTTATCCCCGTTCTCCCCTTGGGAGGTCGGGGGTTTTGCTGTAAAGTATCGACAAAGACCCTCCCCATTACACATAACAAACATATGGCAACGGCACAAAAAGACAAAAAGGAGGACCAAAAAGCTAAGTTTAAAGCGGCAGAAGAGGCACTCTCTCAAATCCGCGAACGATTTGGCGATGGATCCATTATGCGACTTGGTGAAGCGAAAATTTCTCAGGTCGACGCAATCTCTACAGGGTGTTTAAGTATTGATTTAGCATTAGGCGTTGGAGGTGTTCCTCGTGGTCGAATCATTGAAATTTACGGACCAGAATCCTCTGGTAAAACCACGCTTGCACAGCACATTGTGGCAGAGGTGCAGAAGGAAGGAGGAATTGCTGCGTTCGTGGATGCAGAACATGCGCTTGACCCAGATTATGCAGAAAAGATCGGCGTTAATATTAACGAGATGCTCATCTCCCAGCCCGATACGGGTGAGCAGGCATTAGAGATCGTAGAGACGCTTGTTAGATCCAACGCGGTGGACGTTATTGTCATTGACTCCGTGGCCGCCCTTACACCAAAGGCCGAGATTGAGGGAGACATGGGACAAAACCACATGGGATTACAGGCGCGACTTATGAGTCAGGCGCTACGTAAACTCACAAGTATCGTCTCCAAGTCCAAAACAACCGTGATTTTTATTAACCAGATCCGCATGAAGATTGGCGTGATGTTTGGAAACCCAGAGACCACAACGGGTGGAAACGCTCTTAAGTTTTATTCGTCGATTCGTATTGAGGTTCGACGTGCGGCACAAATTAAGCAAGGAGAGAAGATTATCGGCAACCGCGTACGATGTAAGATTGTCAAAAACAAGGTTGCTCCACCATTCAGAGCCTGCGAGTTTGACATCATGTATAACGAAGGAATTTCCGTGTCGGGAGACTTGCTTACACTGGGAGTCGAGTACGGATCTATTGGAAAATCAGGACACACCTACAAGTTTGGAGAGGAGAAATTAGGAACAGGACGAGAAAACGCACGGCATTTTTTGCGCGCCAATCCAAAACTTCTAAAGGAGGTGCGTATTGCCACAGAGAAGGCGATCAAAGACATGGTAGAGCCTTCAGAGGAAGAAGCAGGGGAGACCAGCAACGAAGACGCCTAAACCGCTACTAGCCTTGTCGTGCACACCAACACGGGAATCATCCCGTGTTTTGGTTTGTATTGAATCAATAAGGCACCCATATGTCTTGACGCATGTGACTAAAATTGGTACGTTCGCGACGGAGGTAACATGAAAACAATTCGCTTACTTTGTGCGTTTGTTCGTATGTGCGTTGGCCTGACCGTAGGAGTCCTCGTGACCGCGTTCTACGCCGCCGTCATCTTGGTAGGAGTCCCTGTGAGGGAGAGGTTTGTCCGCGACACCTCGCGAGACAGCCCGTTCGTACTCGTGCCGTTTCTGTGGCTGGAATCAATCGCTCTGCCTGTCTATCGCGTGTGTATGGGGATCGCCAGCCGCGTACAAGATGACGCGAATGCTCTCGCCACGCAGACGTCCAAAGTCGTGGAGATGAATCACGGCTCGTTCATGGAGATGTTTCTAGGGTTCCATACGGCGCTCAAGTACGTTTCCAGGAACGTAGTGCTCGTGGGCAAGATCGAGCTGACGGATCACTGGCTGGCCAAGTGGCTGATCGTCCGGACGATGCAGAAGATCGGTCGTATCATCTTGATCGACCGCAGCGACCGCACACAGGCGCTCGGCGCCATCCAGGACTACATCCACCAGCAAGGACAAGCTTCACGAGACCGCGTCTACGTGATTCTCTGCGACGGCACACGTCCGACCGATGCCAAGCGACAGGAACAGAACATGCAACTGAGCGCCAACTGGCAACGCGTCCTGCAACCTAGGCCTGGAGGATCTTGGACCATCTGTTCCCTGTTGCAAGAGGTTCTCGGCTACGCTCCCCTGCGCATACAAGTAGCCCACGGTATGACCCGGCCTCAGCACACGGAGTTGGACGCCTGGCGAGTAGTGGGCAGCACACATCATGCGCACGTCACCCTCGTGAACGGGCAACTTCCCGATTCCGCCAGCGCCTACGGACCCCAACTCACGGAGCGCTGGCAGCAAATTGATCGTTGGCTCGTGTCTCTGGAGGAAAAAAACTAGCCCCGACCTCTCTCAAGGCCGGGGCATCACTTTGTCTATTTTACGCGCTCAGAATACTCACACGTGTCTGTGTTGATCAATAATTTATCTCCTTCTTTAATAAAGATTGGCACACGCACAAGTAATCCATTGGTCATCACTGCGTCCTTTTGCACATTTCCAGAAGCTGTATCCCCTTTTACTGCCGGTTGCGTCTGTTCCACCACATATTCCACCTTCTTTGGAAGCTGAATGGCGATCGCCTGGTCGTTGTACATGGACACACTGATTTGTAATCCTTCCATTAGGTATTTTTTGTCGTCTCCCAAAATATCATTTCCAACGACAACTTGATCGTACGACACTAAATCCATAAGTGTCACACCCTCGGAATCTCCATAAAGGTATTGCATGGTCTTACGCTGCACATCCACAAACTCCAATTGCTCGGTAGCTTTAAACGTATTTTCTACGGTCTTCCCTGTTGCAATACTTTTGAGCTTAATGCGCGTAAAGGCAGACCCTTTTCCGGGGCTCACATGTTGAAACTCGTTAATTACCCACAAATCATCTTTCCATCGAATGACAGATCCTTTTCCAATTTCTGATACGTTTGCCATACACTCATGCTAATTATTTATGATCATCGCCTCAATCATTCCTTGGAGGAAAGAGTTGAATCCCCGGGAACAAGAGCACTTGCTCGATACTCGTATACCCAC
Encoded here:
- the recA gene encoding recombinase RecA, with translation MATAQKDKKEDQKAKFKAAEEALSQIRERFGDGSIMRLGEAKISQVDAISTGCLSIDLALGVGGVPRGRIIEIYGPESSGKTTLAQHIVAEVQKEGGIAAFVDAEHALDPDYAEKIGVNINEMLISQPDTGEQALEIVETLVRSNAVDVIVIDSVAALTPKAEIEGDMGQNHMGLQARLMSQALRKLTSIVSKSKTTVIFINQIRMKIGVMFGNPETTTGGNALKFYSSIRIEVRRAAQIKQGEKIIGNRVRCKIVKNKVAPPFRACEFDIMYNEGISVSGDLLTLGVEYGSIGKSGHTYKFGEEKLGTGRENARHFLRANPKLLKEVRIATEKAIKDMVEPSEEEAGETSNEDA
- the efp gene encoding elongation factor P, whose product is MANVSEIGKGSVIRWKDDLWVINEFQHVSPGKGSAFTRIKLKSIATGKTVENTFKATEQLEFVDVQRKTMQYLYGDSEGVTLMDLVSYDQVVVGNDILGDDKKYLMEGLQISVSMYNDQAIAIQLPKKVEYVVEQTQPAVKGDTASGNVQKDAVMTNGLLVRVPIFIKEGDKLLINTDTCEYSERVK